TCACGCTCCGGGACCTCGTCACGTACGAGCGGAAGCACAACGAGGCCAACGGCGAGGGGAACCGGGACGGCACCCACGACAACCGCTCCTGGAACTGCGGAACGGAGGGCGAGACGGACGACCCGGAGATCCAGGCCCTGCGCCTCCGCCAGCTCCGCAACCTCCTCACCACCCTGCTCCTCTCCACCGGCGTCCCGATGCTCGTCGCCGGCGACGAGATGGGCCGCACCCAGGGCGGCAACAACAACGCGTACTGCCAGGACAACGAGATCGGCTGGCTCGACTGGTCGCTGCCGGACGACCCGGGGCGGGCCCAGCTCCTCGCCCTGACCCGCCGGCTGCTCGCCCTGCGCCACCGCCACCCGGTGCTGCGCCGCCGGGCCTTCTTCTCGGGGCGGCCGCAGGGCGCGGACGGGCTGCGGGACCTGGCCTGGTTCGGCGCGGACGGCGGCGAGATGACGGAGCGGGACTGGTACGCGCCGACGGCGACGCTCGGCCTCTACCTCTCGGGCCGGGACATCCCCGGCCGGGACGAGCGCGGGGAGCAGATCACCGACGACAGCTTCCTCGCCGTCCTGCACGCCGGATCGGGGCCGCTGGAGTTCCGGCTGCCGGGACCGCCGTGGGCGGAGTCGTACGAGCTCGTCGTGGACACCACCCTGGAGGACCAGTCGGGTGCGCCGGGGACGGAGTACCGCGGCGGGGGCACGATCACGGTGGGCGGGCGCTCGACGGTGCTGCTGCGGGTGAAGGCCTGAGGCGGCCGGTCAGGCGCGGCCCAGGATCCCGCGGTCGTAGCCGGCGGCGACGGCGGCCGCGCGGTCCTTGACGCCCAGCTTGCCGTAGATGTGGGTGAGATGGGTCTTGACGGTGGCCTCGCTGATGAAGAGCTCGGCGGCGATGGCGCGATTGGCGGTGCCCTTCGCGACGAGGCCGAGGATCTCGCTCTCGCGGGCGGACAGGGTGGTGTCGGCGACGGCGGGCGTACGGACGGCGGTGACCAGGCGGGTGGCGACGGCCGGGGAGAGGACGGTGCGGCCCTCGGCCGCGGACCGCACGGCCGCGAACAGCTCCTCGCGCGGCGCGTCCTTGAGGAGGTAGCCGGTGGCGCCCGCCTCGATCGCCGGGAGGGTGTCCGTGTCGGTGTCGTACGTGGTGAGGACGAGGACCCGGGAGCGGGCGCCGCGGCGGGTGAGCTCGGCGATGGCGTCGACGCCGTTGCCGCCGGGCATGCGCAGGTCCATGAGGACGACGTCCGGGTCGAGGCTCAGGGCGAGGGCGACGCCCTCGACGCCGTCGGAGGCCTCGCCGAGGACACGGAAGCCGGATCCGGAGCCGGAACCGGAGCCGGCCGCGGTGAACATGCCGCGCAGGCCGTCCCGTACGACGGGGTGGTCGTCGACGATCAGGAGGGTGATGTCAGTCATGGCGCGCCCAACGGTACGCGAGCGGAGATCGCCGTGCCCTCGCCCGGGGCCGCCTCCACGGTGACGGAGCCGGTGAGCCGTTCGGCGCGGGCGCGCATGCCGTCGAGGCCGAACCCACCTCCCGAGCCGTCGCGTTCGGTCCGGGCGCGCGGGTCGAAGCCGCGGCCGTCGTCCCGTACGTCGAGGGCGATCTCGTCGCCCATGTAGGAGAGGGTGACGCCGGCCCGGGAGGCGCCGGAGTGGCGGGCGGCGTTGGACAGGGCCTCCTGGGCGATCCGCAGGAGGGTGGCGGCGACCTCGTCGTGGAGGGGCAGTTCGGTGCCGGTGACGGTGAACCGGGTGTCGACGCCGGTGCGTTCGGCCCAGTCGGCGACGGTCTTGCGCAGGGCCTGGGGCAGGGCGTCGTGCTCCAGGGCGACCGGGCTCAGGTTCCGCACGGAGCGGCGGGCCTCGCCGAGGCTGTCCCGGGCGAGGCCGGCGGCCCGCCGGAGGTGGGTGTCGGCGCGCTCGCGGTCGGGGGTGGCGGTCGCGGCCTGGAGCTGGGCGATGACGCCGGTGAGGCCCTGGGCGATGGTGTCGTGGATCTCGGCGGCGAGCCGGCGGCGCTCGTCGGCGACCCCGGCCTCCCGGGCCTGGAGGAGGAGTTGGGCCTGGAGGGTGGCGTTCTCGGCGAGGGCCCGTTCGAGGCGGGCGTTGGTGCGGCCGAGTTCGGCGATGGTCTCGGCGCGTTCGGCGGCGCGCTCGGCCTCTCTGGTGCCGAGGTGGGAGAAGACGACGGCGAGCCCGGCGTTGAGGGCGAAGAGACCGCCGAAGGCCAGCCACTGGACGAGGCTCTTGGGCGGCAGCCCGCCGGACTGGGCGCCGGCCATGGTGACGGCGGTGACGAGGAGTCCGGCGCGGGAGACGCGGCGGGGCAGGACGTGCTCGGCGTCGAAGGAGCCGATGGAGGCGTAGATCGCGAAGAAGGGGTTGAGCCAGCAGAGAGCGAAGGCGAGGGCGGTCCGGAGGGCGAAGTAGGCGACGGAGGCGGGCCCGGGCGCCCCGGCCACGAGCACGGGCCCCGCGGCACAGGGCGGTTCGCCGCCGGGGCCGGACTCCGGGCCCGGGCGGGCGTCGGCGGCGAGTCGCGCGCGGACGCGGACGCAGCGGCGGTCCCACCCCACCTGGAGGGCGAGCGCAGCGAGCAGCAGGGCTCCGGCCATGGCTTGCTGCTCGCCGTTCATGAACGCGCCCGCCGACGCGGCGGCGATGACAGTGGCGAGGGCGAGCAGCCCGTACGGCCCCCAGCGGAAGAACTGGTGCCAGCGGTCCTCGATGGTGATGGGCATCGACCCCTCCCTCGCACACGGGCTCACTGCCCGGTCGTCACTGTCCGGTCGTCACTGCCCGGTCGTCACTGTCCGGTCGTCACTGCCAGCGGAACCAGCGCACCGAAGCGGCGGTCAGCACGACCGTCCAACCACCCATCACGGCGAGCGCTGCCCAGTCGGGCCAGCCACCGGACATGGCCGTGTCCAGTGCCTGGGAGGCGGCACCGTACGGGGTGAGCTGGACGATCTGCTGGAGAGTATCCGGCATGGCCTGGACGGGCACCCAGACGCCCGCGGTGAACATGGTCGGGAAGAAGACGACCGAGCCGACGGCGGTGGCGATCTTCTGGGTGCGGGAGACCGCGCAGACGGCGCCACCCAGCGCGAGGCCGCACGCGACGGCGAGGAGCAGGGCGAGGGCGTAGCCGGGGAGGTTCTCCGGCAGGGCGACGCCGAAGGCGAGCCGGCCGACCGTGATCACGAGCAGCGAGGAGACGAGCGCGGCGACGGCGTGCAGGGCGAGCTGGGCGGTCAGCAGCGCTCCGGGGCGTACGGGCGTGGTGGACATCCGGCGCAGGATGCCGCGTTCGCGGTAGCCGGCGAGGACCGGGGGCATGGCCTGGAGTCCGGACATGATCAGGGCGAAGAGCACGGAGACGGGGACGTACAGGTCGATGACCCGGCGCCCGCCGAGGTCGTCGGAGGCCTCCCGGAAGGAGGGGATCAGGCCGAGGATCACGAGCAGGACGGTCGGCGAGACCATCATCCAGAACAGGGAGCCGGGCTCCCGGGCGAAGAGCCGGGCCTCGGTGCGCAGCACGGCACGGGTGGCGGTGGTGGTGGCGCTCATCGGGGGTCGGCTCCTGTCAGGTCGAGGAAGGCGTCGTCGAGGGTGGCGTCGGTGACGCGGAGCTGCCCGGCCGTGGCGCCCCGGCGGGCGAGAAGCGAGACGAAGGCGGCGACGGTCTCGTCGGTACCGCGGACGACGGTCCGGCCGTCCGTCGTCTCCACGCCCACGGCCCCGGGCAGCGCGCCGAGTTCCGCGGGGTCGAGCGGAGTGGACGCGGCGAAGGAGATCTCCTTGGCGGCGGACGACCGCCCGATCAGCCCCTCCGGAGTGTCGAGGGCGGCGATCCGCCCCTGGTCGATGACGGCGATCCGGTCGCAGAGGCGCTGCGCCTCCTCCATGAAGTGGGTGACGAGCAGGACGGTCACACCGCCCGCCCGGACGGACTCGACGAGCGCCCAGGCCTCCCGGCGGGCGCGCGGGTCGAGGCCCGTGGTGAGTTCGTCGAGGACGACGACCCGGGGATCGCCGATCAGCGCGAGGGCGATGAAGAGCCGCTGCTTCTGCCCGCCCGAGAGCTTCCCGAACCGGGTCCGCAGATGCGGCAGCAGCCCGAGCCGCTCCGCGAGCTCCTGCCGGTCGGCGGGCCGCTCGTAGAAGGAGGCGTACAGGTCGAGCGCCTCACGGACGGTCAGCTTGGGCTGGAGTTCGCTCTCCTGGAGCTGGACGCCGAGGACCCGGGTGACCTCGTCGCGCTGCGTCGCGGGGTCGTACCCGCAGACGCGCACCCGTCCCTCGTCGGGGGTCCGCAGTCCCCCGACGCACTCCACTGTGGTGGTCTTGCCGGCGCCGTTGGGCCCGAGGATCCCGAAGATCTCGCCCTCGCCGACCTCGAAGGACACCCCGTCGACGACCTTCCGGTCGCCGTACGCCTTGTGCAGTCCCTGCACCTCGATCGCTGTCATGACCTCAGCCTGGCGATCCGGCCGGACCGCCGGTATCGGCCATCGCGCTCGAAGCCGTATCAACCGATCGGTTGATGGCCGGTACGACCCCGGGGGCGAGCCCGGCGGGAAAACCGGATGAGACGTGTCAGTGGTGAACCGTATGGTCGGGCCTGATGCCCGAGAAACCCTTGCCCCCAGAGCCCTCCCCCGACCGTTCGGCGATACGCGTGCTGCTGCGGCTGTGGCCGTACGTCCGGCCCGTGCGGGTCCGGTTGTTCACCGCCGCGATCGTCGCGATCGTCGCCTCCTGCCTGTCGCTCGTCATCCCGCTCGTCCTGAAATGGATGGTCGACGGCCCCATCACCGACCGCGATCCGGGCGGCGTGTGGCTGGGGGCGCTCTACCTCTTCCTGCTCGGCATCGCCGAGGCCGTCCTCTTCGGGTACCGGCGCTGGCTGGTCGCGCGGCCGCTCTCCGGGGTCGAGGCGCGGATGCGGGCCGATCTGTACCGCAGGCTCCAGCGGCTGCCGATCGCCTTCCACGACCGGTGGGCGTCGGGGCAGCTGCTCTCGCGCGGCACGACCGACCTGATGCTGGTCCGGATGTTCCTGGCCTTCCCCTTGACCTTCCTGCTGGTCAACGGTGTGACGATCCTCGCCGGTTACGTGCTGCTGCTCGCCCAGGACTGGTCCCTCGGCCTGGTGCTGCTCACGCCCGTCGTGCCGCTGGTGATCGTCTGCTCGCTCTTCGAGGGCCGGTACGGGGTCGTGGCGCGTCGCGCCCAGGACCAGGTCGGCGACCTGACGACGGTCGTCGAGGAGAGCGTCCTCGGCATCCGGATCGTCAAGGGCTTCGGCCGGCACCGCAGCCAGGCCCGGGCCTTCCGGGCGCTCGCGGAGCTGCTGCGGGGCACCGAACTGACGAAGGCCCGGCTGCTCGCCATGATCTGGGCGGTCATCACCGTCGTACCCGAGCTGGCCATCGGGGCGGCGCTGGTCCTCGGCACCGTGCAGGTCGCGGACGGGGACCTGTCGGCGGGCACGCTCGTCGCGTTCCTGTCGACGGCGCTCGCGCTGCGCTGGCCGGTCGAGTCGATCGGCTTCCTCCTGGCGATGAGCCAGGAGGCGGCAACCGCGACGGAACGGTACTTCGAGGTGATGGACGCGGAGGAGGAGCGGGAATCACCCCCCTCCCCCACCCCACCGACAAACGCCCCCGACGGGGTGCGGTTCGAGGGCGTGTCGTTCCGCTACCCGGACGCACCAAGGGAGTCACCGCCCGTCCTGGACGGCATCGACCTGCACATCCGCCCCGGCGAGACACTGGCCCTCGTCGGCGGTACAGGCTCCGGCAAGACGACGCTCACCGCGCTCGTACCGCGGCTGCACGAGGCGACCGGCGGGCGGATCCTGCTGGACGGCGAGGACATCGCCCTGATGGACCGGGAACGGCTGCGGACCCTGGTGTCGGTGGCCTTCGAGGAGCCGACGCTGTTCTCGGCGAGCGTCGGGGAGAACGTCCTGATGGGCGCCGCGGCCGAGGCCGGCGAGCCGGAACTGCGGCGCGCCCTGGGCGTGGCCCAGGCCGACGGCTTCGTCGACCGCCTGCCGGAAGGAACGGCGACGCAGGTCGGCGAACAGGGCCTGAGCCTCTCGGGCGGCCAGCGGCAGCGGCTCGCGCTGGCGCGCGCGGTGGTCGGCAAGCCCCGCTTCCTGGTCCTCGACGACCCCCTCTCGGCGCTCGACGTGCACACGGAGGCACGCGTGGAGGCGGCCCTGCGGGAGGTGCTGCGCGAGACGACGGCACTGGTCGTGGCGCACCGCCCGTCGACCGTGATGCTGGCCGACCGGGTCGCGCTGCTCTCGGAGGGACGGATCACCGCGGTCGGCACCCACCAGGAACTGCTGCGCAGCAGCGAGGAGTACGCCTGGCTGATGTCCGGCGACGAGGGGAACGAACACCGATGACGGACACCATCGTCACGACCGAGAACAACACCCCGGCACCCCCCGGGACACCGCCCACGGACCCCTTCGACCGGGACGACCTGCCGACCCCCCAGGGGGCGACGGGCACACTCCTGCGTTCCCTCCTCGCCACCCACCGCCTGCGGGTGACGGCCGCCGCGCTGATCCTCCTCGTCAAGGAGGGGGCGGTCCAGGCGGGCCCGCTGCTCGTGGCGTACGCGATCGACCGGGGCGTCCCGGCCTTCCGCGCGGGAGACCACGGCCCGGTGGTGGCGGTGGCACTCGGCTACCTGCTGTGCGCCGCACTCTCGGGACTCCTCCAGTACGCCTTCGTACGGGTGGCGGCCCGCGTGAACCAGGACGTTCTCCTGGACCTCCGGGGCCGGATCTTCCGTCACGCCCAGGTCCTGAGCGTGGACTTCCACGAGCGCTACACCTCGGGTCGCCTGATCTCCCGCTCCACGACGGACGTCGAGTCACTCCGCGAACTGCTCTCGGAGGGCCTCCAGGAACTGATCGGCGTAGTCCTCTCCTTCGTGTCGATCGCCGTCATCCTGCTCTGGCTGGACCTGGGCATAGGAGCGATGGCCGTAGCGTCGTTCCTCCCGCTCTACCTCCTCGTCCGGCTCTACCGGCGACGCGCGGGCAAGGTGTACGCCGAGCGGTCCACGGCGATCGCGGGCGTGATCGTGAAGTTCGCGGAGACGATGAACGGCATCCGCCCGGTCCGGGCGTTCCGCCGCGAACGAACGAACGACGCCGAGTTCGCGGTGCTCAACCACCGCCACGAACGCAGCAACGGCGACGCGCTCCTGGAGATGGCCCGCTACGTGGTCGGTTCGCGACTGGTGGCGAACACGGCGGTGGCGGGCATGTGCCTGTGGGGCGCGTACAGAGTCGCGGACGGCACCCTCGCCCTGGGCATCCTCGCTGCGGCGGTGCTGTACATGCGACGCCTGTACGACCCGATCGACCGCCTGGGCATGTTCCTCAACTCGTACGAGTCGGCGGC
The sequence above is a segment of the Streptomyces sp. NBC_01255 genome. Coding sequences within it:
- a CDS encoding response regulator transcription factor, which encodes MTDITLLIVDDHPVVRDGLRGMFTAAGSGSGSGSGFRVLGEASDGVEGVALALSLDPDVVLMDLRMPGGNGVDAIAELTRRGARSRVLVLTTYDTDTDTLPAIEAGATGYLLKDAPREELFAAVRSAAEGRTVLSPAVATRLVTAVRTPAVADTTLSARESEILGLVAKGTANRAIAAELFISEATVKTHLTHIYGKLGVKDRAAAVAAGYDRGILGRA
- a CDS encoding sensor histidine kinase, giving the protein MPITIEDRWHQFFRWGPYGLLALATVIAAASAGAFMNGEQQAMAGALLLAALALQVGWDRRCVRVRARLAADARPGPESGPGGEPPCAAGPVLVAGAPGPASVAYFALRTALAFALCWLNPFFAIYASIGSFDAEHVLPRRVSRAGLLVTAVTMAGAQSGGLPPKSLVQWLAFGGLFALNAGLAVVFSHLGTREAERAAERAETIAELGRTNARLERALAENATLQAQLLLQAREAGVADERRRLAAEIHDTIAQGLTGVIAQLQAATATPDRERADTHLRRAAGLARDSLGEARRSVRNLSPVALEHDALPQALRKTVADWAERTGVDTRFTVTGTELPLHDEVAATLLRIAQEALSNAARHSGASRAGVTLSYMGDEIALDVRDDGRGFDPRARTERDGSGGGFGLDGMRARAERLTGSVTVEAAPGEGTAISARVPLGAP
- a CDS encoding ABC transporter permease, encoding MSATTTATRAVLRTEARLFAREPGSLFWMMVSPTVLLVILGLIPSFREASDDLGGRRVIDLYVPVSVLFALIMSGLQAMPPVLAGYRERGILRRMSTTPVRPGALLTAQLALHAVAALVSSLLVITVGRLAFGVALPENLPGYALALLLAVACGLALGGAVCAVSRTQKIATAVGSVVFFPTMFTAGVWVPVQAMPDTLQQIVQLTPYGAASQALDTAMSGGWPDWAALAVMGGWTVVLTAASVRWFRWQ
- a CDS encoding ABC transporter ATP-binding protein → MTAIEVQGLHKAYGDRKVVDGVSFEVGEGEIFGILGPNGAGKTTTVECVGGLRTPDEGRVRVCGYDPATQRDEVTRVLGVQLQESELQPKLTVREALDLYASFYERPADRQELAERLGLLPHLRTRFGKLSGGQKQRLFIALALIGDPRVVVLDELTTGLDPRARREAWALVESVRAGGVTVLLVTHFMEEAQRLCDRIAVIDQGRIAALDTPEGLIGRSSAAKEISFAASTPLDPAELGALPGAVGVETTDGRTVVRGTDETVAAFVSLLARRGATAGQLRVTDATLDDAFLDLTGADPR